The proteins below come from a single Neospora caninum Liverpool complete genome, chromosome IX genomic window:
- a CDS encoding putative fumarase: MKTSPLPSSLSSSLSSSGSSSSSGSSCPLRPCGAGCASCVLSRAQPASRGSEHARAFAAGAGPVFEYKKVLNCERPVDQQFKRLDDLSEMVKTVQVPGLEEPLLRVSPELLTALTKYAFEEISFFLRRSHLQSLRRIFDDPDASDNDRFVALTLLKNANIAAARVFPGCQDTGTAIVMGKKGASVLTDGTDEKAIFKGVFEAYTQNNLRYSQVAPKDMFTEYNTRSNLPADVTLLSTPGKVYELLFIAKGGGSANKTFLYQQTKALLNPTSLYAFLEQNIKTIGTSACPPYHLAVVVGGLSAEHTLKTVKLASCRYLDGLPTSGEGNSYGFRDLEWEEKILKMTREIGIGAQFGGKYFCHDVRVIRLPRHGASCPVGIGVSCSADRQLVARIQADGVFVEALEENPAQFLPDVEDEHLKSEGASGEAVKVDLNKPMKDILAQLSQYGTATRLSLSGTMIVARDIAHAKLLERLEKDGDVPEYLKNHPIYYAGPAKTPKGEVSGSFGPTTAGRMDVYVDKFMQKGGSMITLAKGNRSKAVAHACKKYGGFYLGSIGGPAAVLGRDCIKKVDILEYPELGMEAVWKIEVEDFPAFIVIDDKGHDFYSKWLG; encoded by the exons ATGAAaacctctcctctcccttcttctctctcttcttctctctcttcttccggttcttcctcctcctctggGTCTTCTTGTCCTTTGAGACCATGCGGCGCTGGCTGCGCCTCCTGCgtcctgtctcgcgcgcaGCCTGCTTCGCGAGGCTCTGAACATGCGCGCGCATTTGCGGCGGGGGCGGGTCCGGTCTTTGAGTACAAGAAAGTTTTGAACTGCGAGAGGCCAGTCGACCAGCAATTCAAGCGCCTCGACGACCTGAGCGAAa TGGTCAAGACCGTTCAAGTTCCGGGTCTCGAGGAGCCGCTcctgcgcgtttcgcctgAGTTGCTGACAGCGTTGACGAAATATGCCTTCGAGGAAATATCCTTCTTTCTGCGAAGGTCGCATTTACAGTCGCTTCGAAGGATTTTCGACGACCCTGACGCATCGGACAACGATCGGTTCGTTGCTCTGACGCTCCTGAAAAATGCAAACATCGCTGCAGCCAG AGTTTTCCCGGGATGCCAAGACACCGGGACGGCTATCGTCATGGGGAAGAAGGGCGCTTCAGTGCTGACCGACGGCaccgacgagaaggcgattTTCAAAGGAGTCTTCGAGGCATACACGCAAAACAATCTAAGATACAGCCAG GTCGCACCCAAGGACATGTTCACCGAGTACAACACGCGCTCGAACTTGCCTGCAGATGtcactcttctctccactccaGGGAAGGTGTACGAACTTCTCTTCATTGCAAAGGGCGGCGGAAGTGCAAACAAAACATTCCTCTATCAACAGACCAAG GCGCTGTTGAATCCGACGAGTCTGTACGCCTTTTTGGAGCAAAACATCAAGACGATTGGGACGTCTGCCTGTCCGCCGTACCACCTGGCGGTTGTCGTCGGAGGCCTTTCAGCCGAGCACACGCTGAAGACGGTGAAGCTCGCCTCGTGCCGCTATTTGGACGGTCTCCCGACGAGTGGCGAAGGCAACTCGTACGGGTTTCGCGACCTCGAGTGGGAAGAAAAAATCCTCAAGATGACGCGGGAGATTGGCATCGGAGCGCAGTTCGGAGGCAAGTACTTTTGCCACGACGTACGCGTCATCCGCCTACCCCGACACGGCGCCTCGTGCCCCGTGGGGATCGGTGTCTCCTGCTCCGCCGACCGTCAGTTGGTTGCCAGGATTCAAGCAGATGGAG TGTTTGTCGAAGCGTTGGAAGAGAATCCCGCGCAGTTTCTGCCCGACGTGGAGGATGAGCATctgaagagcgaaggcgcgagcggcgaagcCGTGAAAGTCGATTTGAACAAGCCCATGAAGGACATCTTGGCGCAGCTGTCTCAGTACggaacggcgacgcgcctctcgctgtcgggTACGATGATTGTGGCCCGCGAcatcgcgcatgcaaagctCCTCGAGCGGCtcgagaaggacggcgacgtTCCTGAGTACCTCAAAAACCACCCTATCTACTACGCAG GCCCAGCCAAGACGCCGAAAGGCGAAGTTTCGGGATCTTTCGGACCGACGACTGCGGGCCGCATGGACGTCTACGTCGACAAGTTCATGCAGAAGGGCGGATCGATGATCACGCTCGCAAAGGGAAACCGCTCCAAGGCagtggcgcatgcatgcaagaaaTACGGAGGCTTCTATCTGGGCTCCATCGGCGGGCCGGCCGCAGTGCTCGGCAGAGACTGCATCAAGAAGGTAGACATTCTCGAGTACCCCGAACTGGGAATGGAG GCCGTTTGGAAGATTGAGGTGGAGGATTTCCCAGCGTTCATCGTGATTGACGATAAAGGCCACGACTTTTACAGCAAGTGGCTCGGCTGA
- a CDS encoding putative Sir2 domain-containing protein: METSSSSSSSFPLTSPTLTALGYASRLSEHPDRGPVGRPELEERDEDVLEEKLMRLSLLFREEAAGLASGFPQALPVLRSSASSAASPRERVEQPDSTGEKEGSPPGEKSNGIGAHPAKQEREKERKPSQNASKSRQAKDRGGGVCVHTGAGISTSAGILDFRGPSGVWTLEAKGETLADEAKDAVEDVSCPPLVRYIITQNVDGLHARCGTPFSRLGEVHGSMFTERCDACARRFLRDFPLPTLSFAPTGRLCDVLLDWRDRYEKVFERLALRNTRAASLHLCLGSSLQIEPACHFPGRERKRGSPLIIANLQETPLDKQAAICLRFTTDGVAARLGTALGALSLEETETRQDEGTEKNERDKQKGEEKNEGEEQRGKRIRRQRVFWGWGKEGGRWGRFLRGAIDEAEELDEDAKSRKKGRWGEKKDEKKDEKDKDSGKQGETTDAGVVSAPFIRTSLLFVACLPLHALPAFSPPCLPPTGAGAPGKLRKKAPQKEATREAPNPRKKGTQMRSAPADAEQCERGAAAEAKQTRNARREETGEARLSEASAARKETELRGDEDCFEAWLEDFYPKDSDAHTTRQQPSTAPLPSSGPVGASRHGQRCLLRIACCLKIEEVPRHDGEATRGGEARNTKREESTMETESSRARTGDRGSAASRSAQISHVDALRGLWVVDIFRDTRLRLFLWYGTTAELVLFYSPAQRGLEIDVWQYQLACTPGTSPASLPASLAVPRLPRACSSRLREDHEERPAAQTDGGEEESAARQTTTARKRPRCLQVGANGEPAHASVSSLAPALSGSGSPPRVLPSETPPSFHGGEVPGAVQAGRGVVSWMPSSSLCMRAPFAPTELPHLKKDRSSWRRTRLVACLGMADNETPCGPKVAANSLGEALRTTTQINSRCSAHHGSSSFSSPSGEGSAAREVALPDAFTSLFRLHALASLPATRQELVETLRQFTLRQFKRQKEPQLSSSSSSSSSSSSSSSSSSSSSSSSSSSSSSSSSSSSSSSSSSSSSSSSSSSSSSSSSSSSSSSSSLSFASSSYRLRTRPAGTAPPLPVKRPRSSQNAASVPVFSSSHLPLLLPVGPAATEGAKQTGSFLLPLVPCTVRDEIRPCLCRSPRDSVHGRKEELEGNAAGDDTQDAQVSLLESRECQEENGEEDRENGVQKPTQKQREGKGTNPPDTDGHDLFRPVFLLCEDFELGELVDLSVETETRKALTATRQWRTSYALSPLDLSPASSPLSASSSGPDASTALASRVRSEEISGENWARSREGREKTGEDGGLATASRSGSKEAKEGKRSQAASFAQAEATNQKLLQTSWDDAFRALLAMRRDGSIRTRVASSESEHEPKTALNTSVEGSRDKRPESAKQPAETETGATAAACCRFEQRDRDSRAEETKESATLKSQSVLVPPEVWRALRLFPMWALMHCIDALECV, encoded by the exons ATGGAgacctcttcctcttcttcctcttcttttccgttgaCATCTCCCACTTTGACGGCTTTAGGGTACGCCTCCCGGTTGTCGGAGCACCCAGACCGAGGCCCCGTCGGCCGGCCAGAGCTGGAGGAGCGCGACGAAGATGTCCTGGAAGAGAAGTTgatgcgtctttctctccttttccgtgAGGAGGCGGCGGGTCTCGCGTCGGGATTTCCCCAGGCGCTCCCCGTGCTTCGCTCgtcggcttcttctgctgCGAGTCCGAGGGAGAGGGTGGAACAGCCAGACTCgacaggcgaaaaagaaggctcgccgccgggagagaagagcaacGGAATCGGAGCACATCCCGCGAAGCaggaacgggaaaaagagagaaagccgtCGCAGAATGCCAGTAAATCGCGACAAGCAAAAGACCGCGGTGGAGGCGTTTGTGTCCACACAGGTGCTGGCATCTCCACCAGCGCGGGAATCCTCGATTTTCGAGGACCATCGGGTGTCTGGACTCTCGaggcgaagggcgagaccCTAGCTGACGAGGCCAAGGACGCCGTCGAG GATGTGTCTTGCCCGCCCTTGGTGCGCTACATCATCACTCAGAATGTCGAcggtttgcatgcgcgctgcGGCACACCTTTTTCGCGACTCGGCGAAGTTCACGGGAGCATGTTCACGGAAAGATGCGACGCTTGCGCGAGACGCTTCCTCCGAGACTTTCCGCTTCCCACGCTCAGCTTCGCGCCAACCGGCCGCCTCTGCG acgTCTTGCTCGACTGGCGCGACCGATATGAGAAAGTGTTTGAGAGACTTGCTCTGCGAAACACACGCGCTGCGTCTCTACATCTGTGCCtcgggtcttctctccaaaTCGAACCGGCATGTCACTTTCCGggcagagaacggaagagggGAAGCCCCCTGATCATCGCAAATTTGCAGGAGACGCCTCTCGACAAACAAGCCGCGATCTGTCTACGGTTCACCACAGACGGCGTAGCTGCTCGTCTCGGAACTGCCTTGGGGGCGCTATCTttggaagaaacagaaacgcgacaagacgaggggacagaaaagaacgagagagacaagcagaaaggggaagagaaaaacgagggagaggaacagagaggaaaacgaatcaggcgacagcgcgtcttctgggggtggggaaaagaaggcggtCGCTGGgggcgtttccttcgcggggccatcgacgaggccgaagagcTCGACGAGGATGCAaagagcaggaaaaaaggacgatggggcgagaagaaagacgagaagaaggacgagaaggacaaAGACTCAGGTaaacagggagagacgacagaTGCCGGGGTggtttctgcgcctttcATTCgcacgtctctcctctttgtggCATGCCTGCCTCTCCACGCCCTCCCTGCTTTTTCGCCGCCCTGCCTTCCGCCGACAGGCGCTGGAGCGCCGGGGAAGCTCCGGAAGAAAGCGCCtcagaaagaggcgacgcgtgAGGCCCCGAACccacggaagaaaggaacgcaAATGCGGAGTGCGCCTGCAGACGCAGAGCAGTGTGAGCGTGGGGCAGCCGCCgaggcgaaacagacgagaaatgcgaggcgagaagagacaggcgaggccAGGCTGTCTGAAGCCAGtgccgcgagaaaagagacggaactGCGAGGAGATGAAGACTGCTTTGAGGCATGGCTAGAAGACTTCTATCCTAAAGACTCAGACGCCCACACAACCCGTCAGCAACCTTCCactgcgcctctcccgtccTCCGGTCCTGTGGGGGCTTCTCGTCACGGCcagcgctgtctccttcgaaTTGCATGCTGCCTCAAGATCGAGGAGGTTCCCCGCCACGATGGAGAGGCAACACGTGGGGGCGAAGCAAGaaacacaaagagagaagaaagcacaaTGGAAACAGAGTCGAGCAGAGCGAGAACTGGAGACCGGGGCAGTGCGGCATCTCGGAGCGCACAGATCTCCCACGTCGATGCGCTGCGAGGGCTGTGGGTCGTGGATATCTTTAGAG acacgcgccttcgtctcttcctctggtACGGTACTACTGCGGAGCTCGTCCTCTTCTATTCTCCTGCGCAGCGAG GCCTCGAGATCGACGTGTGGCAGTACCAGCTTGCGTGCACGCCGGGCACCTCCCCCGCCTCGctgccggcttctctcgcagttccgcgtcttccacgcgcctgttcttctcgcctccgagAAGACCACGAAGAGCGCCCGGCGGCGCAGAcggacggcggcgaggaagagagcgctGCGCGCCAAACAACAACGGCCAGGAAACGGCCCAGATGCTTGCAGGTCGGCGCGAACGGGGAACCTGCGCACGCCTCCGTCTCGAGTCTAGCCCCCGCCCTTTCCGGATCAGGATCCCCGCCACGAGTTTTACCTTCTGAGACGCCTCCGTCATTCCACGGAGGAGAAGTGCCAGGAGCTGTCCAGGCAGGCCGAGGGGTGGTCTCCTGGatgccttcctcgtctctatgcatgcgcgcgccgTTTGCGCCGACCGAGTTACCACACCTGAAGAAAGATCGCTCTTCGTGGAGACGAACGCGCCTCGTTGCCTGTCTCGGCATGGCGGATAACGAGACACCGTGTGGCCCGAAGGTGGCTGCGAACTCCCTGGGGGAGGCTTTGAGGACCACGACCCAGATAAACTCGCGGTGTTCGGCGCATCAcggttcttcttcgttttcttcgccctcgggTGAAGGATCTGCCGCCCGCGAGGTTGCGTTGCCTGACGCCttcacttctctctttcggctgCATGCTCTCGCATCGCTTCCAGCCACGCGGCAGGAACTCGTCGAGACACTTCGACAATTCACACTTCGACAATTCAAACGACAGAAAGAGCCACaactctcttcttcttcttcttcttcttcttcttcttcttcttcttcttcttcttcttcttcttcttcttcttcttcttcttcttcttcttcttcttcttcttcttcttcttcttcttcttcttcttcttcttcttcttcttcttcttcttcttcttcttcttcttcttcttcttcttcttcttcttcttcttcttcttctctctcttttgcttcttcgtcttaTCGTCTTCGTACCCGCCCTGCGGGCACGGCGCCCCCGTTGCCGGTGAAGCGGCCGCGGTCGAGTCAAAACGCAGCGTCTGTTCcagtcttttcctcttctcatcttcctctgcttctgcctGTGGGCCCCGCCGCCACGGAGGGAGCGAAGCAAACCGGaagtttccttctccctttggTGCCGTGCACCGTCCGCGACGAAATTCGCCCGTGTCTATGTCGCTCCCCTCGTGACTCCGTCCACGGTCGCAAAGAAGAACTGGAAGGGAATGCTGCAGGCGACGACACGCAAGACGCCCAGGTCTCGCTTCTGGAAAGCAGAGAATgccaagaagaaaacggagaggaagacagagaaaacggagtcCAGAAACCCACGCAAAAAcaaagggagggaaaggggaCAAACCCGCCGGACACGGACGGCCACGACCTTTTTCGgcccgttttcctcctctgcgaAGATTTCGAACTGGGGGAGCTCGTCGACCTCTCTGTtgaaacggagacgaggaaagccCTGACGGCGACTCGGCAATGGCGCACGTCCTAcgcgttgtctcctctcgatCTTTCgcccgcttcgtctcctctttccgcgtcttcctccgggCCTGACGCCTCGACAgctctcgcctcgagagTTCGTTCGGAGGAGATATCTGGTGAGAACTGGGCAAGGAgtcgagaagggagagagaagacaggagaggatGGCGGACTCGCGACGGCATCCAGATCGGGCTcaaaagaagcaaaggaagggaagaggtCTCAAGCTGCGTCTTTTGCGCAAGCAGAAGCGACAAATCAGAAACTGCTCCAGACCTCGTGGGACGACGCTTtccgcgctcttctcgccatgcgcagagacggcagcaTACGCACCCGCGTCGCTTCGTCAGAGTCAGAGCATGAGCCAAAGACGGCGTTAAATACGTCGGtggagggaagcagagacaaacgccCAGAGTCAGCGAAGCAGccagcagaaacggagacaggcgcgacCGCTGCGGCCTGCTGCAGGTTTGAGCAACGCGACAGAGACTCTCGGGctgaagaaacgaaagaatCTGCCACGCTGAAGTCTCAATCCGTTCTCGTGCCACCCGAAGTCTGGCGagctcttcgcctcttccccatGTGGGCTCTCATGCACTGCATCGACGCCCTGGAGTGTGTCTGA
- a CDS encoding sm protein, related, with translation MKLVRFLMRLANETLVIELKNGTVIHGTVVGVDISMNTHLKNVKMTLKHGNPTSLEHLTIRGNNIRYFILPDSLPLDTLLIDDTPLQRPAREAGRPIQRMRGRGRGRGGSAFRPRGGPLRR, from the coding sequence ATGAAGCTCGTGCGCTTTCTGATGCGTCTCGCGAATGAGACGCTGGTGATTGAGTTGAAGAACGGTACGGTGATCCATGGCACGGTCGTCGGCGTGGACATCAGCATGAACACTCACCTGAAGAACGTGAAGATGACCCTCAAGCACGGCAACCCCACGTCTCTGGAGCACCTGACCATTCGCGGCAACAACATCCGCTACTTTATCCTCCCCGACTCGCTCCCCCTCGACACTCTGCTGATCGACGACACGCCTCTCCAGCGccccgcgagagaagccggaagACCTATCCAGAGAATGCGGGGACGCGGCCGAGGTCGAGGCGGAAGTGCATTCCGCCCGCGCGGAGGGCCTCTCAGAAGATAa
- a CDS encoding putative myosin heavy chain — translation MAILETPALKIGPDSLSESGYGCGEEHSPGSGYHRGFYEQASHASTVASAVEGDAPPWSAVPPRNRQTGPTNFVSGIDALPQLTTIRVHHPQVNVGELTGRPRATYSHRKKYRFQEQLREQAMGHEEEMMKFQEEKQSLEATKGFFNSVKRELRQDNSNLHAERQRAQMRIQQLKDRADSQAQKAVEFDHVQARNKFLEEDLSTLKQMQTLQTEQMRGFAAEKLQLTQQIDNLESENRLLVQDKDHLEKNVERLEAELRRQTASVEELTSRVIEIKDKKRLLAHKLDLEKNSNDRDLKTQADVEIRRIEEKARLELQDVRARLTEIHEKEVQLLKDRAEVATQKIEHLEKKCEASDAAYQVRPRAFGQNTRHHHRTGKTLAEKLEERPKQRGHGASSRPLSNFILTEKIRKRESVLHTVPGPEVLVEYQNVQSQLREEILELTAEVKMRSFENERLSLTCDDSARTKAKLELENEMLQKKIDVLREEVISLQKRSSEESARDRVELVLLREKVAAFERTEDEVDAALNFLASYGCDATEREERGRDSEDATALPTPAARRLQESLYLARKLRSKNMELQTAQEQLQEAEKRIAHLERESYVLREAVDNQHRPQSWLQSRLRDKEVELLSTREELQEAREALENHKKLLEKALEEKTRLTMEVKEIQETRSLLAALKRAVLERKRDRRIRSTLATGTVLSDPRARRHRFPSANPLGRLLDASRSSSKRRHSVLKSLLQRLVDGHPSLGGAESDGLFPRQNTFSRDWESRKDRRFAWGLSSQPSSRQAAEKGERQESFLPPRENPLPIVIGDSEALHGADLALPIFGRSSLLFGHDGNGAPPKSIRLLPSRSARPNATLPFPGKRQRARSASPETESRQTPSRSLRGAKTPERVSSSKAPTTHAVGQKESSLSELERTAEKRERGALRIETPEKSAPSAQALDRDTRLAVPLTDKENFALTGAGSSRAR, via the exons atgGCTATACTAGAAACCCCTGCTCTCAAGATCGGTCCAGACAGTCTCTCCGAATCCGGCTATGGCTGTGGTGAAGAGCATTCTCCCGGTTCAGGGTATCACCGGGGCTTCTACGAG CAAGCTTCGCATGCGTCCACTGTTGCGTCTGCCGTCGAGGGCGATGCTCCTCCATGGTCCGCAGTGCC CCCCCGCAACAGACAAACTGGGCCAACAAACTTTGTCAGCGGCATCGATGCGCTCCCTCAACTCACG ACAATCAGAGTCCATCATCCCCAGGTAAATGTTGGGGAACTCACCGGTCGTCCGCGCGCCACGTACTCTCACAGAAAGAAATACAG GTTCCAGGAGCAACTTCGAGAACAGGCCATGGGccacgaagaagagatgaTGAAGTTccaagaagaaaagcaatCTCTAGAGGCGACAAAAGGTTTCTTCAACTCTGTGAAACGCGAATTGAG ACAAGACAACTCCAATCTCCACGCCGAGAGGCAACGTGCTCAGATGCGGATCCAGCAACTCAAG GACCGCGCCGACAgccaggcgcagaaggccgTCGAGTTCGATCATGTTCAGGCCCGCAACAAGTTTCTGGAAGAAGACCTTTCAACTTTGAAACAGATGCAAACGCTTCAGACAGAGCAGATGAGAGGCTTCGCTGCTGAGAAGCTCCAGTTGACCCAGCAGATTGACAACCTCGAGTCCGAGAATCGCCTCTTGGTTCAAGACAAAGACCATCTCGAAAAAAAC GTCGAAAGGCTAGAGGCCGAACTGAGGCGACAGACAGCTTCCGTAGAGGAGTTGACATCTCGTGTGATCGAGATCAAGGACAAGAAACGCCTCCTGGCCCACAAACTCGACCTGGAAAAAAACTCAAACGACAGAGACCTCAAAACTCAG GCAGATGTGGAAATTCGACGAATTGAGGAGAAAGCCCGTTTGGAACTGCAAGACGTCCGAGCGCGTCTTACAGAGATACACGAAAAAGAAGTTCAGCTCCTCAAGGACAGG GCCGAAGTGGCGACCCAGAAAATCGAACACCTCGAGAAAAAGTGCGAAGCCTCAGATGCAGCGTACCAGGTTAGGCCTCGCGCTTTTGGTCAAAACACCCGCCACCACCACAGGACGGGAAAAACTCTGGCGGAGAAGCTTGAAGAGAGACCGAAACAGCGGGGCCACGGGGCCAGTTCGAGGCCGCTGAGCAACTTCATTCTTACTGAAAAAAtccggaaacgcgaaagcgTCCTACACACCGTCCCTGGGCCG GAAGTTCTTGTAGAGTATCAGAATGTTCAAAGCCAGCTCCGAGAGGAGATCCTGGAACTGACTGCAGAG GTGAAAATGCGTTCTTTTGAGAACGAGCGTCTGAGCCTAACTTGCGACGACAGCGCACGCACCAAGGCTAAATTAGAGTTGGAGAACGAAATGCTTCAGAAGAAGATCGACGTTCTAAGAGAG GAGGTGATTTCCCTTCAGAAGCGAAGTAGCGAGGAAAGTGCACGAGACCGAGTTGAACTGGTGTTGCTCCGAGAGAAAGTTGCGGCGTTTGAGAGGACGGAAGACGAAGTCGACGCAGCCCTCAACTTCCTCGCCTCATATG GATGTGACGCgacagaacgagaagagaggggacgagACTCTGAAGACGCCACCGCACTTCCAACTccagcggcgcgccgccttcaAGAGAGTTTGTACCTGGCGAGGAAATTGAGATCGAAAAATATGGAATTACAAACGGCACAG GAGCAGCTtcaagaagcggagaagcgcaTTGCGCATTTGGAGCGAGAAAGCTACGTTTTGCGCGAGGCCGTGGACAACCAGCATCGGCCGCAGTCGTGGCTCCAGAGTCGCTTGCGAGACAAAGAAGTGGAACTTCTCTCGACGCGTGAAGAGCTgcaagaggcgcgagaagcctTGGAAAACCACAAGAAGCTGCTGGAGAAGGCTCtggaggaaaagacgcggTTGACTATGGAGGTGAAGGAAATCCAGGAGACCCGGAGTCTGTTGGCGGCGCTGAAACGCGCCGttctggagaggaaaagggaccGCAGAATTCGCTCTACCCTGGCCACGGGGACCGTTTTGTCAGatccgagagcgagacggcacAGATTCCCCTCGGCAAATCCTCTGGGGCGCCTCCTCGACGCCAGCAGATCGTCCTCCAAGCGAAGGCACTCGGTTCTCAAAtcgcttctccagcgtctcgtTGACGGCCACCCGAGCTTGggcggcgccgagagcgacggtCTGTTTCCCCGACAGAACACTTTCTCTCGAGACTGGGAGTCGCGAAAAGACAGGCGTTTTGCGTGGGGCCTTTCTTCCCAGCCTTCTTCACGGCAGGCGGCGGAAAAGGGGGAGCGCCAAGAAAGTTTCCTTCCGCCGAGAGAAAACCCGCTGCCTATCGTCatcggagacagcgaagcgctCCATGGCGCCGATTTGGCTCTGCCCATCTTCGGTCGATCTTCCCTGTTGTTCGGCCACGACGGGAACGGAGCGCCGCCGAAATCGAttcgcctgcttccctcgagaagcgcgagaccCAACGCGACTCTGCCGTTCCCTGGGAAGCGCCAGCGGGCGCGGTCAgcttctccagagacagagagccgCCAAACGCCGTCTCGGTCTCTTcgaggagcgaagacacCCGAGCGGGTCTCCTCGTCGAAAGCCCCCACCACACACGCCGTGGGACAAAAGGAGTCCTCTCTCAGCGAACTCGAGAGGACGGCAGAAAAACGTGAAAGGGGAGCACTAAGGAtagagacaccggagaaaaGCGCCCCTTCCGCACAGGCTCTCGACCGCGACACTCGACTCGCCGTTCCGCTAACAGATAAAGAAAATTTCGCGCTCACCGGCGCGGGAAGTTCTCGCGCAAGATAA